A region of Solanum dulcamara chromosome 7, daSolDulc1.2, whole genome shotgun sequence DNA encodes the following proteins:
- the LOC129894893 gene encoding uncharacterized protein LOC129894893: protein MGNCCKRGSNMICARDDDEWECVVAPKNIVAEKEKLFSSSTSSSSLPYSSSLSSSTIDYKEVKIRITKNELEKILAQKIDNMEEVTMEQLLSGFLNSSNISFDFENIQRQQSWRPRLQSIPEVN, encoded by the coding sequence ATGGGAAATTGTTGTAAACGTGGATCGAATATGATTTGTGCAAGAGATGATGATGAGTGGGAATGTGTTGTAGCGCCAAAAAATATAGTCGCAGAGAAAGAAAAGTTATTTTCGTCTTCtacttcatcatcatcattgccatattcttcttctttatctTCTTCGACGATTGATTATAAAGAGGTGAAAATACGAATAACGAAGAATGAGCTTGAGAAAATTCTAGCGCAAAAAATTGACAATATGGAGGAAGTTACAATGGAGCAACTATTATCGGGATTTTTAAATTCCAGCAATATTAGCTTTGATTTTGAGAATATTCAACGTCAACAATCTTGGAGACCTCGTCTTCAAAGCATTCCTGAAGTAAATTGA
- the LOC129894425 gene encoding calcium-dependent protein kinase 21-like, whose protein sequence is MGGCFSKKYAQQDANGYRAGRRSVNQEYQKSPSPQPERPYQPQSRPERPYQPPPPPKPQPQPQQQAHPVPVTVQPGQPQDQMQGPHLNNILGKPFEDIRKLYTLGKELGRGQFGVTYYCTENSTGNPYACKSILKRKLVSKNDREDMKREIQIMQHLSGQPNIVEFKGAYEDRQSVHLVMELCAGGELFDRIIARGYYSEKDAAEIIRQIVNVVNICHFMGVMHRDLKPENFLLTSKDENAKLKATDFGLSVFIEEGKVYRDIVGSAYYVAPEVLRRSYGKEVDVWSAGVILYILLSGVPPFWAETEKGIFNAILKGEIDFQSDPWPSISNSAKDLIRKMLTQEPRKRITSAQVLEHPWLRLGEASDKPIDSAVLSRMKQFRAMNKLKKLALKVIAENLSEEEIKGLKAMFDNIDTDNSGTITYEELKSGLARLGSKLTETEVKQLMEAADVDGNGTIDYIEFITATMHRHRLERDEHLFKAFQHFDKDHSGFITRDELENAMKEYGMGDEATIKEIIAEVDTDNDGRINYEEFCAMMRSGTTQPQQKLF, encoded by the exons ATGGGTGGTTGTTTTAGCAAGAAGTATGCCCAACAAGATGCTAATGGGTATAGGGCAGGAAGAAGAAGTGTTAATCAAGAATATCAGAAATCACCATCCCCCCAGCCTGAAAGGCCATATCAGCCACAATCCCGGCCAGAAAGGCCATATCAGCCACCTCCACCGCCAAAGCCACAACCTCAGCCCCAGCAACAGGCCCACCCTGTTCCTGTTACTGTGCAGCCTGGACAGCCGCAAGACCAAATGCAAGGACCCCATTTGAATAACATATTGGGAAAGCCTTTTGAGGATATTCGAAAGCTCTATACACTTGGGAAAGAATTGGGTAGGGGTCAGTTTGGAGTGACTTACTATTGTACCGAGAATTCAACTGGGAACCCTTATGCTTGTAAGTCCATACTTAAGAGAAAGCTTGTGAGTAAGAATGATAGGGAGGATATGAAGAGGGAAATTCAGATTATGCAGCATTTGAGTGGGCAGCCAAACATTGTGGAGTTCAAGGGTGCTTATGAAGATAGGCAGTCAGTGCACCTTGTGATGGAACTTTGTGCTGGAGGAGAGTTGTTTGACAGGATTATCGCCCGCGGATATTACTCAGAGAAGGATGCTGCTGAGATTATTAGACAGATTGTAAATGTTGTTAACATTTGCCATTTCATGGGTGTTATGCATAGGGATCTCAAGCCAGAGAATTTCTTGCTGACTAGTAAGGATGAAAATGCTAAGCTGAAGGCAACTGATTTTGGACTTTCTGTCTTCATTGAAGAAG GGAAGGTGTACCGTGATATAGTTGGTAGTGCATATTATGTTGCTCCCGAAGTTTTGCGGCGTAGTTATGGGAAGGAAGTAGATGTATGGAGTGCAGGTGTTATTTTGTATATTCTACTCAGTGGTGTGCCACCATTTTGGGCTG AAACTGAAAAGGGAATATTTAATGCCATACTAAAAGGAGAAATTGACTTTCAAAGTGATCCATGGCCATCCATATCAAATAGTGCCAAGGACCTTATTCGGAAAATGCTAACACAGGAGCCAAGGAAGAGAATTACTTCAGCGCAAGTCCTTG AACATCCATGGCTTCGACTTGGAGAAGCATCAGACAAGCCAATAGACAGTGCAGTCCTGTCCAGAATGAAGCAGTTCAGAGCAATGAACAAGCTCAAAAAACTTGCATTGAAG GTCATTGCGGAGAATTTATCTGAAGAAGAAATCAAGGGTCTGAAAGCTATGTTTGACAACATTGATACGGACAATAGTGGCACAATCACTTATGAAGAGCTGAAGTCGGGATTGGCTCGACTTGGATCAAAGCTAACAGAGACTGAAGTCAAGCAACTCATGGAAGCT GCTGATGTGGATGGAAACGGAACAATCGATTACATTGAGTTTATTACCGCAACAATGCATAGACATCGACTTGAAAGGGATGAGCATCTCTTTAAAGCTTTTCAGCATTTTGACAAGGACCACAGTGG ATTCATCACGAGAGACGAATTGGAAAATGCTATGAAGGAATATGGTATGGGTGATGAGGCCACCATCAAGGAAATAATTGCAGAGGTGGACACTGACAAT GACGGTAGGATCAACTACGAGGAGTTCTGTGCTATGATGAGAAGTGGAACAACACAACCACAGCAAAAGCTTTTCTAG